A window of Cydia strobilella chromosome 10, ilCydStro3.1, whole genome shotgun sequence genomic DNA:
CACAAAGAAAGACTTGAAAGCGAAGTCTAAGATAATTTTATTAGTGGATCCTATGTTATACGTACACATCCAAGATGCAACTACGTCTAAACAGGTATGGGACAATCTTTCTAAAGCTTTTCAAGACTCAGGATTAGTACGCAAGGTTGGTTTATTGAAAGATTTAATTAACACCACCTTGGAATCAAGTAACAGTATAGAGGAatatgttaataaaattatgacatcAGCCCATAAATTAAGAAGTATTAGTTTTCAAATTGATGATGAGTGGCTTGGAACTTTGATGCTGGCCGGTTTGCCAGACATGTATAAACCAATGATAATGGGCATTGAAAGCTCAGGAGTTAAAATAAGTGCAGATCTAATCAAAACAAAATTGCTTCAAGAAGTTAAATCTACTTCTGCACAAGATACAACTACAGCATTTTACTCCCATTCCAAGTCTAAACCGTCTAATCAATCCGTACAAAATAAAAAGTCTAAGGGTCCTCGTTGCTACAACTGCAATGGCTACGGGCATTTAGGAAAGCAATGCTGGCACAGAAAGAACAATAAAACTGCAAATGATAAATccaaatttaataatgatttctTAGCTGCTTTTTCAGCGGCTCTGTTGCAGGATCACATGAATTGGTATGTCGACTCAGGTGCAGCCAGAAATACAACAGCCATCCTTAGCGGGGACTCGTATTGTCACATCACCGCAGCATTCAACTCGGAGAAATGTATTGTCGGCAATCCTTATAGATTTTACAGGTGCTGGTCTTATATTGTCCAGCCATTCACGGTGCATTGTTGTATTCTTAGAAGCCACGGTGAAACAAAAGAAGCTCCCTCCAGCACCTGAAAAGGAAgaaaacatattaaatgaaaataaaggtGAAGATaccaacaaagaaaaaaaaaaataaaaaaaaaaaacaccatctGATAAATGTGTTCAGAAGAAAGTTGTATACTTACCAATACTGGAAGATAACAGAGATTTTCAGGACACAGATGACATTGATGAATCCGATGAACAGAGCAGTTCAAGTTCTCCGAATGTTACTGTCACTGACAATTGTATTACTTCTGAATCTGAAACATATGAAGTGTGTGAAGATGGAATTGATGAAACATACA
This region includes:
- the LOC134744882 gene encoding uncharacterized protein LOC134744882 — protein: MSSQNGLLSIEKLTGRDNWCTWSFAVKAYLELEELWDHVQGTVVDTKKDLKAKSKIILLVDPMLYVHIQDATTSKQVWDNLSKAFQDSGLVRKVGLLKDLINTTLESSNSIEEYVNKIMTSAHKLRSISFQIDDEWLGTLMLAGLPDMYKPMIMGIESSGVKISADLIKTKLLQEVKSTSAQDTTTAFYSHSKSKPSNQSVQNKKSKGPRCYNCNGYGHLGKQCWHRKNNKTANDKSKFNNDFLAAFSAALLQDHMNWYVDSGAARNTTAILSGDSYCHITAAFNSEKCIVGNPYRFYRCWSYIVQPFTVHCCILRSHGETKEAPSST